The DNA segment CAGGTCGTCAACGCCTTCATCCGCGTGGTGGACAAGTCCGACGGTCGCGAACTCGCCCGCTTCGACCTCAGCGAAGACGCCTCCACCGAAACCGCCATGGTGTTCGGCGAACTGTACCGCCGTGGGGCCGAATGGAAGTTCCGCGCCATCGGCCAGGGCTACGCCTCGGGCCTGGAGGGAATCGTGCGCGACTTCGGCATCGACGTGGGTTAGAAGCGTCGACGCTCACCCACCGGTATCGGTTGGTCCGGCGGGTGAGCGCGTCTCGATTGGACAACGGTATGGGTCGGAACTTGTGACGCCCAGATGATGTGTGGTGATATCAGCGCACACGCAACATAAGCCACATCAGTCACAGGAGTCACACATGTCTCGTCGCCTCAGCCGTTTGGCGGGCGCGCTCGCGCTCTCCTGCGCGGCATTGCTCGCTGTTCCCGCCACTGCTGCAGCGGATCCGGCGCCGGCCGATCCGCTGGCGCAGGCGATCGCCGCACTGCAGGGACAGGGTGGTGCCTCACTGGACGCCGCAACCGCGATCGCCGACTCACGCACCCCGGTCGCCGAGGACGCGAGCGTCGATCCGTTCGCCGCATTGAACGCGGCCAACAAGGCCCTCACCGACTTCGGCATCACGCCGTTCTTCTACCCCACGGCAGCGATCAACTGCGCCGCAACGGCGGGCTCGCCCCTCGGCATCGTTCCGGGCGTGGCGGGCGGAGCGGCCGGACCGTGGCCTCAGCTGACCGCGCCGGCCATCCCCACCTTGCCGTTCCTGCCGTCCATCGAGATCCCCGAGCTCAATGCCGTCGACAAGGGCGAGACGATGTTCGCGTTCGTCCCGGCCGGAATCGTGAACGATTCTGCAGACAAGACCGGCATGCAGGTCGCCTGGTTCAACGTCAACACCCTGCAGGGTGGATTCGCCGACTTCGGCGGCTTGGCAACCACTCTCGCAGATTCGATCCTCACCAATTCCGGCGTGCCCGATGCCGCGAAGGAGATCGTTCGGCCGTTCGTCATCGGAGCGATCGACTCGCTGCCTGCCGCCGGTGCCCGCGCCGTACCCGTCGAAACCGGATCGGGAACCGTGCTCGCCGCGGTATTCGGAACCGTGAACCACAAGGCCCTCGACGGTTCGGACAAGAGCTGCTTCTTCTTCCCCACCGTCGGCATGATCAACGTCGCCTAGAGATTAGGCAAGACCACGAAAGGCCCTGCAGCGCAACGCTGCAGGGCCTTTCGGCTGCTACACCCTGACGATTCGGCCCAGCCTTCCCAGGACCGCCTGCATCTCGGTGTGTTCCGAGCGCGCCGCCCATGGCCGTTGCCTGTTCCTTCCCCGCATCTGCATCGCAGCCCCGGTCACGAGGTCACCGTTGGGGGCGAAATGCACGCGAACTATCTCGTTGAGTGAGCGCCCCAGCCCGAAACCCGGTACGCCACTGCAGAACCCATAGGGAAACAGCGGTGCATCGGGTTCGTTGTACTTACCACCGACGAACACCGGGCCGCCGGTACGGAAGTCGCGGCACTGCGCGATGAAGCCGTGGAACGCACGACCCTTCTCGCGTCCGTAGTAGGCGATACCCACCCGCCCGGATCCGGTCGCGGTGATCGCGCCGAAGCGGGCATCGCGCACTCCTGGCGCCGACACCACCACCGGCCTCGACCAACTCACCGCACCGTCCGAGGACCAGGCGGCATGCAGCAACCCGTCGCGGTCCGGCCACACCGCGTACACGTTTCCGTCGTCGTCGACGGCCATCGACTCCGGCAGCAGGTAACGCGAACCGAGCAGCAGGAAATGCAGTGCATTGTGATACTTCGCCAGCGCCGACCCCGGGACCATCCGAACGTCCCACGTCAGGCCTTCGTCGCGACTGACCGCCACCGCGAACCGTCGACCGTAACGGCCACCGATGTAGACCGTGCCGTCCGGACCGACGACACCTTTGCCGAACGCAACGTACTCCCGACTCGGCAACCCGGGGATGTTCTTCGAATCGATGTCGAAACCACCGGCCACCTCCCACTTCACACCGCCGTCGAAGGACCGCCAGATGACCTGGCGGGTGACGTTGATCAGGGGCCGCACCCGTACCGCGAACGGCGTGGGCGCGGAGAGGTACGTAACCCTTCCCGCCCGTGAATTGCTCGGTCCGGCAAATACTTTGGCGTCCATCCTGGCTTTCGATGCCACTTTTCGAGTGCGCCAGGTTTCGCCCCGATCGTCACTGACTCCGAGGGTGAAGCCCGTTCGCAGCGGGTGGGGCGGCACCGCGTCGAATCGTCCGGCATGCAGAAACAGTCGCTCGTCGACGTCGTCGAAGTACAGATAGGGTCGATTCCGACTCTGTTGAACTCCCTCGGGAACCGATGCGCGCCATGACTTTCCGAAGTCGGACGAGCGTAGTACGCCGATACCGTCGACGGTGAACGCGGGCGCGACGAAGACGGTGTTGTCCGACGCGACCCCGAGGGTGCAGGCTGCGGAGCCGTACTCGGTGTAGGAGATGTCGGTGACGAAGTCGGCCGAGGCGGCGGCGTTGGTCGAGGAACGCAGTCCTGCCCGATAGCCCGAGGCAACTCTGGGCGTCACGACACCCGCCATGAGGTGCCGCGGCGTCGCGGCCACAGTGCTGGTCGATGCATTGGATCAGGCTAGCGCCGATGCTGCCGGTAGACCTCCAGGCCACCGAAGAAGTCCTCGGCCCGTCCTGGTGACAGTTCACAGAACAGAACCGGTCAGTACGTAAAATCCCGGTTCCCATCGGGACGCCTAGGCTCGTCGTGTGCCCCGCGCTCGAGCCGACCACAGCCGCCCCGGATGGACGCGCCTACATCCGGCCGACGCGCGCGCGTACTGGATGGCGTCCAAGATTCCGAGCGACCAATTTCTGCTGTACTGCTTCGACAGTGGATCCGAGGACCTCGACACCGTGGTGGCACGACTGTACGAGCGCAGCGGCCGCATCGAGGTTCTGCGGCGACGCATCACCGATGTCGCCTGCGGACTCGACTATCCCCGCTGGACCGAGGCGGGTCCGCGCTCCGACGCGATCTCCGTCCACCGGACGACGAGCACCTGGTCCGAATGCCTCGATGCGATCGCTGCATCGTTCACCCGTCAGGTCGACCCCCGACTGTCCGTGTGGCACCTGCACCTGTATCCGAACATCGCCGACGCACCCGGCGGCACGGCCCTCGTTGCCGTGCTGCAGCTTTCGCACGCAGCAGCCGACGGAACTCTGTCCGCTCGCACTGCCCGCGACCTGTTCGGCACGCATCCCCTCCCACCGGCCTCCGCCTGCACGGAGCCTCCCGCGGTGTTCGAGGCGGCATCCACAATCGTTGCCGCTGCGACTGTCCCGCTTCGACTGGCACAGATGGTTCGCGGCGGCGTCCGTGCCCGACGCGACGCGCTGAGCCTCGGACGAGGCACCGACTCGGGTGAGATTCCCCCGCCCGCACACTCGCGCGCTCTGACCGCCCTCGACGTGCCGCCCACCGGCCGGACGTCCGTGCGGACCATCGTGCTTCCGAAATCCGACCTGCAGTCCGGCGGTACCACCATCACCACCTTCGTACTGACGGCGGTATCCGTTGCACTGCAACGACTTCTCGGCGATGGTCCTGATCTCGCCGCCGAGGTCACGCTGGCGAGGGACGCACGAGCCGACGCACGAAACAATTTCGGCAACGTCGGCGTCGGACTGTTTCCCGCCGAACCGGACATCCGCACTCGCAGTCGACTCGTCTCGGCCGAGCTGGCCGCGCGCCGTGCCCGCGCGAATCATCCACTCTCGGAGGCCGCCCGCGCATCACAAGACGCAGTCGAAGCACACGTGCCTGCATTTCTCGCCGAATGGGGCGTCGCGCAGTTCGATCCGACTGCAGTCCCTCCGACGGTCACCGGGAACACCGTCGTGTCCAGCGTCTCGCGCGGCACCGCAGACCTCACGCTCGGCGGCGGCTCCGTCCGATTCACCGCAGGCTTCCCGGCCCTGTCCCCCGCCATGAGCCTGACCCACGGAGTCCACGGCATCGGCGATACCGTCACCGTCGGCATCACATCCAACAGCGCGGCCGTGCCCGACCCGGATCTGTACGAGGCACTGCTTCGCGACACCCTCGACGACGTACGCAACGCTCTGGCCTGACTGGGACCGAACTGCCAGACAGTTCTCAGCATTTGTCGGGCATCGGGCTCAGGTTCCCCCACCAGACTGACAGCCATGAGCAAGGAAAAGGTCACCGTACTCGCCGTCGGAGGTACCGGAGAATCACATCCGTCCGACCACCGGACGCGGGTGACCGGCCTGCTGGCCTGCGTCGTCGGCGAGCTGGACGACCGCTTCGTCGGCCGATGGGTCGGCTATCCGGCGTCGTACGGTCCGGTCGCGCTCGGCGGACTGTGCTTCCGGCACAGCGCCGATCTCGGTGTCCGACGCCTACGCCGCGCCATCGAGGGCACCACCGGACCGATCGCCCTGATCGGATACTCCCAGGGAGCGACGGTGGTGCGAGAGGTCCTCGGCCTCGTCCACGACGGGACGATCGACGGCAGCCGCATCGTTGCCGCCGGTCTGATATCGGATCCGCAGCAGCCGGTAGGTGCCATCGACGGATGCACCGGACGTGGCGTCGCCGGTGCAGGTCCGGCTCTGCCCGAGTCGATTCCGGTCCGGTGGATCGGCCTCGCCTCGGACATGATCTGCAATGCCAGCGACGACAGCCTCATCCGCGACGTTGCCGACCTGACCCGATGGATGTCGTTTCGTACCCCGAAGACCTGGTTGCGCGAGCTGTGGAACCTACTGCGCAGCAACAGCTTCCAGAATGCGACCCGAACCCGCCTTCGACCCTCGCAGTGGGCGAAGGATGTTCGACGCCTCCGCACCGCGGCCGCCGAACTGGGCGGCTATCTGCCGCAGTCGATGCGCTGGCGGCGATTCGAGTGGTCGAATCCAGGCGGTGGCCGGCACATCGCGTACGCGCGGGAAGATTACGCAGATGGCCTCACGGGCTGCCAGGTTCTCGCCCGTTGGCTCGGTGAGCAGGCGAATCGGCGGGAGAACCGACTCAGCCCTTCTCGGCCACAGTCGCGAGTTGCCTGAGCCCCTTCTCGAAATCCGGTCCGACGAGCTTGTCCATCGAGAACACTTTTCCGATCAGAGCGAACAGCTTGTTCTGCTTTCCCGACATTCGCCAGGTCACTCGGGTTCCGTCGGCGACAGGCTCGAGCAGAAACGTCGTGACGTTCCGATTCTTGAACGGCTTGGTGAACGCGAGGTCGAGCACGATTCGTCGTTCGGGAGTCGACTCGGTGATGATCATCGTCCCCGCACCGGCCTTGCGGTTACCCGACCACGAGTACGAGGCACCCACTCCGGCGTCGGGACCGGTGTAGGTGCGCTTCAGGTCGGGGTCGACCCCCTCGTAGGGCGACCACTTCACCCACTGATGGAAGTCGTCGATCAGAGCGTGGACGGTTGCGGCGTCGGCCCGAACCACGGCCGAGCGTTCGACGAGGACGGGGGCGGGTTCGCCGGCCATTGCGAAATCAGTCCCTCTTGCAGAGGCAGAAGATGTGCCCGGCCGGATCGCGGAACACCCAGAACGAGGGTTGCGCGTGGTCGATGAGTTCGGCCCCGGCGTCGACGACGAAGTCCCTGGCCTGTTCCATGTCGTCGACCACCAGGTCGAGGTGGATCTTGATGCCCTCGTTCGGCCAGTCGATGGGGGTGAAGTCCGGTGCCTTCTGGAAGGCGAGCCGCAGTTCGCCCGGACCGTGAACCACCACCCAGTCCCCGTCGTCGCGAACCTGCTCCCATCCGAGGATCGTGCTGTAGAAACGGCCGAGCGCGGCGGGATCCGGGCAGTCGAGCACGGTGTAGTCGACGGTGATGGTCGGTCGGGTCATGGCGGTCAGACTAGCGGTCAGCCACCGACAGCAGGGGCAATAGTCTCGAACCACGCATCGTGCAGGTGCTGCTCCCAGTGGTTCCACCAGTGCACACCGGTACCGGTGATCTTGACGTTGGGTCGGCCGCCTACGGCCTGCAGCAACGGAACGAATGCGCGACTGCTCATGCCGGCGGCCGTCTCGAGCGGCACCATCTGCGCGAACCTGACGGGGTCGAAGCTGCTGCTGGCCGGGTTGAACACAGGGTCCGTAGCCGGTGAGCCGCTCCCCGAGGAGACGAAGACTGCCGTGTTGCGCAGCGCACCGACATTGAGGGACGGATCGTTACGGATCCAGTCCGCAGACGGCCAGGTGCCCCACATGTTGCGAGCGTTGCCGCCCATCTCGCCGACGGCGACGGCGATGCCCTGCGCGAATCCGGGGCTGCTGGCGGTCGGGTAGCCGCTGAA comes from the Rhodococcus sp. SBT000017 genome and includes:
- a CDS encoding sialidase family protein; translation: MTPRVASGYRAGLRSSTNAAASADFVTDISYTEYGSAACTLGVASDNTVFVAPAFTVDGIGVLRSSDFGKSWRASVPEGVQQSRNRPYLYFDDVDERLFLHAGRFDAVPPHPLRTGFTLGVSDDRGETWRTRKVASKARMDAKVFAGPSNSRAGRVTYLSAPTPFAVRVRPLINVTRQVIWRSFDGGVKWEVAGGFDIDSKNIPGLPSREYVAFGKGVVGPDGTVYIGGRYGRRFAVAVSRDEGLTWDVRMVPGSALAKYHNALHFLLLGSRYLLPESMAVDDDGNVYAVWPDRDGLLHAAWSSDGAVSWSRPVVVSAPGVRDARFGAITATGSGRVGIAYYGREKGRAFHGFIAQCRDFRTGGPVFVGGKYNEPDAPLFPYGFCSGVPGFGLGRSLNEIVRVHFAPNGDLVTGAAMQMRGRNRQRPWAARSEHTEMQAVLGRLGRIVRV
- a CDS encoding WS/DGAT domain-containing protein, which gives rise to MPRARADHSRPGWTRLHPADARAYWMASKIPSDQFLLYCFDSGSEDLDTVVARLYERSGRIEVLRRRITDVACGLDYPRWTEAGPRSDAISVHRTTSTWSECLDAIAASFTRQVDPRLSVWHLHLYPNIADAPGGTALVAVLQLSHAAADGTLSARTARDLFGTHPLPPASACTEPPAVFEAASTIVAAATVPLRLAQMVRGGVRARRDALSLGRGTDSGEIPPPAHSRALTALDVPPTGRTSVRTIVLPKSDLQSGGTTITTFVLTAVSVALQRLLGDGPDLAAEVTLARDARADARNNFGNVGVGLFPAEPDIRTRSRLVSAELAARRARANHPLSEAARASQDAVEAHVPAFLAEWGVAQFDPTAVPPTVTGNTVVSSVSRGTADLTLGGGSVRFTAGFPALSPAMSLTHGVHGIGDTVTVGITSNSAAVPDPDLYEALLRDTLDDVRNALA
- a CDS encoding PE-PPE domain-containing protein produces the protein MSKEKVTVLAVGGTGESHPSDHRTRVTGLLACVVGELDDRFVGRWVGYPASYGPVALGGLCFRHSADLGVRRLRRAIEGTTGPIALIGYSQGATVVREVLGLVHDGTIDGSRIVAAGLISDPQQPVGAIDGCTGRGVAGAGPALPESIPVRWIGLASDMICNASDDSLIRDVADLTRWMSFRTPKTWLRELWNLLRSNSFQNATRTRLRPSQWAKDVRRLRTAAAELGGYLPQSMRWRRFEWSNPGGGRHIAYAREDYADGLTGCQVLARWLGEQANRRENRLSPSRPQSRVA
- a CDS encoding SRPBCC family protein codes for the protein MAGEPAPVLVERSAVVRADAATVHALIDDFHQWVKWSPYEGVDPDLKRTYTGPDAGVGASYSWSGNRKAGAGTMIITESTPERRIVLDLAFTKPFKNRNVTTFLLEPVADGTRVTWRMSGKQNKLFALIGKVFSMDKLVGPDFEKGLRQLATVAEKG
- a CDS encoding VOC family protein, yielding MTRPTITVDYTVLDCPDPAALGRFYSTILGWEQVRDDGDWVVVHGPGELRLAFQKAPDFTPIDWPNEGIKIHLDLVVDDMEQARDFVVDAGAELIDHAQPSFWVFRDPAGHIFCLCKRD